The Stutzerimonas stutzeri DNA window CAGCTGGTCTTGTCATCGGCCTGGGCTTCGCGGTCCCAGTGGAACTGGATTTTTACGCGGCCGTACTCGTCGCAGTGGATCTCTTCGCCAGCGGGGCCGGTAACCACGGCGGTCTGGCTGCCGAGCACCTTCGGTTTCGGATGGCGAAGCGCCGGGCGGAAGGGGCTGTCCCAGGGGGTGGCGCTGAAGCGGTTGCGGTAGCCCTGGACGAAGCCGTCACCGCTATCGACATGACTGGCGACGGACTCCTCCAACACCTGCGGCTGCTTGCCTTCGTGCAGCACTTCGGTAAGAAGCCAGAGCTGGTTCCAGTCGCTGCGCGGGTGTTCGGTGAGCGGGAGGAAATGTCCGCTCACCAGCCTCGGCTGGTCGCTCTCGCCGTCGGCCAGCTCGTAGTCGTGGCGGTGGCGTTCCAGGGCGCGCTGCGACAGATGCTTGCCGCGGGCGCGCTCGGTGAAGCGGCCGGGGTAGTCGTAGTCTTCGAGATCAGGTTGGAAGTCGCTGTGGAGCGCGGCCTCCATGGACAGGCGCGGCTTTTCGAAGTCGTAGTCGCGGCGCGTGACGCGGCTGGTACGGGTTTCCAGGCGCAGGCCGAAACGCTTGATCACCGGCTGGTCGGCGACCAGACCGCTGTCCTGCTGATAGGCGGTGGCGGTGAGCCTGGGGAAGACCGTCTGGTCATCGCCGAAGACCAGCACATGACCGGCCGCGCTGTGCTGGAAGTGATAGTGGATGCCCTCTTCCTCGCACAGGCGCTGGATGAAGTGCAGGTCGGTCTCGTCGTACTGCACGCAATATTCGCGCGGTGGGTAAATAACCGGGCCGAGTTGGAAGCTGTAGGCATCGGCTTGGATACCATGCTCCTCAAGTACCTGGGCGACGATCTGCGGCACCGTCAGGTGCTGGAAGATGCGCTGGTTGGTGCGATGGGCGAGGTAGGCCAGCTGCGGCACGAGCGTGAGGCGATAGCGGGTCAGACGCTGGCCGGATTCACCCTGGGCGGCCTGATGCACCAGCCCATGAACACCACTGCCATCCGGCGCGAAGGCAAGAAAAGCCGGGCGATGCAACAGGCTTTCCAGATCCAGGTCGGGGCGCTCGCTGACCAGTTCCACGTCGAAGCGATAAGGCTGGCTGATGGCCTCGCGGCCCCGGAATTCGAGCACCTTGAAGTCGTGCTCGACGCCTTCGAGGGAAAGCGTGAAGTGGGTTTTATTGGCCGCGTTGAACATTGGTCTCTCCTTGTCCTGATGTCATCCATGGGAGTGGCCGAACCAGCGCCGCCAACGGTTCGGTGCGGGGCGGCTGAAGGCTTGCAACAGGCCCGCTGCATCGATGCTGCGCTGCGCTTCGTCGAATGCCAGCGCCAGACGCAGCGCCGGCCAGCAATGCAGGGGCAGCTGCGGCGGGCGCTGCAGGGAGCTGTCCAGCTCCATGGCTTTGGCCTGACGGGCGCTGAGCCGGCGATAAGGGTGGCTGCCGCTGGCCAGTTCATAGAGCACGCAGGCCAGGGCGTAAACATCCGCCGCGGCGGTCAGCTCGCCACCGTCGAGCAGTTCCAGTGCGGCATAACGCGGCGTCCAGGCGGCGAAGCGCGTGCGGCACAGGCGCGGCAAACCGGGCAGCAGCCCTTCCAGCGGTTGTCCGAGCCCATAGTCGAACAGGCGCAGGCCGTCATCGGCGAGCATCACGTTGCTCGGTTTCAGGTCGCCATGCAGCACGCCCAGGCTGTGTGAATAGGTCAGCGCCTCCAGCAGCGGTAACGCGATGCCCTGCAGTTCGTTCCAGGCCATGCCCTGCGGGCGCTCGCACAGTAATTGGTCGAGGGTTGGCCCCTTGAGCAGCTCCAGGGTGATGAAGGCGCGCTGGCTGGCTGGGTCGATGTCGAAGTTGTACAGGCGCACCACATGCCGGTGGCTAAGGCGCGTGGTCAGCGCGTATTCGCTGTAGAGCAGGGCGCTGGCGTCGGGGTACTCGGCAAAATCCTCGCTGAGCGTCTTCAGCGCCACGTAGGGCTCCGGATCGCCGAACTGTTCGCGCAGCAGGTCACGGGCGCGATAGACCGCACCCATGCCGCCGACGCCGAGCAGGCGCTCGATCCGGTAGCGGCCGCCGAGGACTTCCGGCAGCTCGCCGACAGGCGTTTTCGTTGCCTCCGGCACCGGTGTGGCCGCGGTGGAGGCTAGTGCAAAATAGGTGAGATCGCAGGCAGGCTGGGCGTTCATCGGCGTATCACCACGGCGCTGAGATTGTCTCGCGCCGGGCCCTTGAGTGCCTGGCGAAACAGCCGTTCCAGCGCCAGCTGCGTGGACGGCAGGCTGAGTGCGGCGCCGAGCGCGTCGGCGGACATGCTCTGGTAGAGCCCATCGCTGCACAGCAGCAGCGTGTCGCCCGGGAATACGGCGAATTCGAGGATATCCAGCTCCAGCTTCTCGCTGGCGCCTATGGCGCGGGTCAATGCATGGGCAGCCGGGTGTTTGGCGGCAAGCTCGGGGCTGAGCTGCTGCTCGTCAATCAGTTGCTGCAGCAACGAGTGGTCGCGTGACAGCTGATAGAGACGGCCGCTACGCCACAGGTAGCAGCGGCTGTCGCCAGCCCAGATGCACGCGGCGCGATCACTTTCCATAAGCAGGGCGACCACGGTGCTGCCGATCACCGGATCGGGGCGTTCGGCGGTGACCGTCAGTTCCTGGCTGAGC harbors:
- the tssI gene encoding type VI secretion system tip protein TssI/VgrG; translation: MFNAANKTHFTLSLEGVEHDFKVLEFRGREAISQPYRFDVELVSERPDLDLESLLHRPAFLAFAPDGSGVHGLVHQAAQGESGQRLTRYRLTLVPQLAYLAHRTNQRIFQHLTVPQIVAQVLEEHGIQADAYSFQLGPVIYPPREYCVQYDETDLHFIQRLCEEEGIHYHFQHSAAGHVLVFGDDQTVFPRLTATAYQQDSGLVADQPVIKRFGLRLETRTSRVTRRDYDFEKPRLSMEAALHSDFQPDLEDYDYPGRFTERARGKHLSQRALERHRHDYELADGESDQPRLVSGHFLPLTEHPRSDWNQLWLLTEVLHEGKQPQVLEESVASHVDSGDGFVQGYRNRFSATPWDSPFRPALRHPKPKVLGSQTAVVTGPAGEEIHCDEYGRVKIQFHWDREAQADDKTSCWMRVSSSWAGDRYGGIAIPRVGMEVLVTFLEGDPDQPLVTGCLYHKEHQVPYDLPANKTRTVFKTLSSPGGGGCNELRIEDRKGAEQIYLHAQRDWDENIEHDQKIRVGHERHDTVEANSYSELKAEEHLIVAGDRKVEIKPDDHLTVGQTQHIKLGTAQLTRAGREIHLKAGQKMVIEAGVELTLKAGGSFIKLDPGGITVSGPLARINAGGAPGKGSGIKIKSPVLPGMSDRDKAGRLLEQAPASPLKPKHKVKRMMNFSG
- a CDS encoding serine/threonine-protein kinase, encoding MNAQPACDLTYFALASTAATPVPEATKTPVGELPEVLGGRYRIERLLGVGGMGAVYRARDLLREQFGDPEPYVALKTLSEDFAEYPDASALLYSEYALTTRLSHRHVVRLYNFDIDPASQRAFITLELLKGPTLDQLLCERPQGMAWNELQGIALPLLEALTYSHSLGVLHGDLKPSNVMLADDGLRLFDYGLGQPLEGLLPGLPRLCRTRFAAWTPRYAALELLDGGELTAAADVYALACVLYELASGSHPYRRLSARQAKAMELDSSLQRPPQLPLHCWPALRLALAFDEAQRSIDAAGLLQAFSRPAPNRWRRWFGHSHG
- a CDS encoding PP2C family protein-serine/threonine phosphatase, which translates into the protein MNATACSWRSAARTDTGKVRARNEDAFLDLPQAGLWAVADGMGGHQNGALASRLIIEQLAELSRGGDLAERLRALRRCLHELNRRLSQELTVTAERPDPVIGSTVVALLMESDRAACIWAGDSRCYLWRSGRLYQLSRDHSLLQQLIDEQQLSPELAAKHPAAHALTRAIGASEKLELDILEFAVFPGDTLLLCSDGLYQSMSADALGAALSLPSTQLALERLFRQALKGPARDNLSAVVIRR